Proteins from a single region of Eremothecium gossypii ATCC 10895 chromosome VI, complete sequence:
- the PEP1 gene encoding type I sorting receptor (Syntenic homolog of Saccharomyces cerevisiae YBL017C (PEP1)) yields MVGMLFVWQTFLFVWACAAAVEVGEKPRPVIDIVRDVDNLGSIWQFKGTNTLIRHQGREILVRHGGDQWSTVKKFDQGVNTVEVDPYYPERRAFAWLENNELYKTDDCGKTWARVMHVEAEPGENLQRYSVYSNPDNYKYLMVTSHFERKDSSPVLAESYEKQWVSQDGGKTIAPLGHPDPGVYRLCHFLRQARNHDVAKDSTILCIEHDAQKHTAVLYRTDDFGKSKQALDSFDDEIVSSVGLLGKYILVTTTEDAYNKHAVQHVWVSRDGDKFQKIIFPTHIRDNFFRAVTTSTGNQIIFSIPAGKHSHSRKNALYANYISDSSGIQFHAVADSLDERYKELGPVMALDANGTLSMVARKSSTEDQVTLLSYDYGYSWQPMHLAEGEDHKALGCSKGGKECELPVQLSQLVSSSGLVGHGESATSGILMGIVLKKRGSRGPRKHKYLSVISRDYGLTWSVAFEYPVLSFAGNYGNILLACPYNPGDDGDPEEEIYYSLDQGHTWEEHHIEGKYEFVRVHSAISDGSSTAFSFLAVGDDQNTIVVDCIFTDIHNGKECTDGDMEEYKLRNGNCLNGARYTINKRKSEAACLLKNDPSVINPLVKPCDCTNADYECSLGFLGLPDKGCTADLGMLRSAGACKDNPRELMPMHKIKGNECTKDLNIEPVKVDCSAVQNRPDIEVTAHVFKTQFETYQYFNSAEDDSLMVLTKDKRALISHDSGKTFKMLDTLGSGAELITFNRYFGDLAYIFASDDVLYITDDRGYHFYAVDLPEVRHLFLPLAFHAKDNQTFIYFGGKDCEKLGPKCHSTAYITTDGGRNFREMLTGAVSCEFVGSIYSHPANKDMIMCEIENKKERRNILLRSTDEFRTSDKVFDSIIGFHTTGDFTAIAVSEGRQQVSSYLTIDGVHFNESRFPPDFVAPEKQQSYSVLSAHEGAIFLHMSKSLVKHKEYGTLVKSDSNGIDFVVLKDGVNSNAEGLVDFETPEGLDGVILINVVENLDQVQKGKAKAKHLKTAISFNDGVDWKYLSPPGKDSSGKKYPCHGKNRAKCSLNLHGYTERKDLRDTYSSGSAIGYMLGVGNVGEHLLPYEQCSTFLTTDGGVTWTEVKSTPHQWEFGDRGSIIVLVPDGVKTNSITYSVDAGRSWQDFKFADEEVIIDDIITVPYDTSMRFLLISKEHLRGKSKTYAISFAHIFKRQCEFHPGGGRHNGDFEYTSIKHPDYKCLFGKEVEFLKRIKYDCFIGNASYTKDYRTSRICPCTRQDFECDYNYIRTSDGTCKLPSGVKPEAPSAVCERNRDLVEYFQPTGYRKIPLSKCEGGLKLQRTDSPHPCPGKEKEFYEKYPSSTNASSVVFWWLLLTMVLLVPLWVIYDRGIRRNGGFSRFGEIRLDDDDLIEENGLDRAINKVVKVGAYGVAGLFGFLLLLKSKAGARIRRFRESVSSRRGPSYSSLISDQFLDDANDLLVGHDNDANNLNAFLDEDGQHFDVDDEIEGADQASYHDDVDLGRTSE; encoded by the coding sequence ATGGTAGGCATGCTGTTTGTGTGGCAGACCTTCCTGTTTGTGTGGGCGTGTGCAGCGGCAGTTGAGGTTGGCGAGAAGCCGCGGCCGGTGATCGACATTGTGCGCGACGTGGATAATCTGGGCAGCATCTGGCAGTTCAAGGGGACTAATACGCTAATCAGGCACCAGGGGCGTGAGATATTGGTGCGGCATGGCGGCGACCAGTGGAGCACGGTGAAGAAGTTCGATCAGGGGGTGAACACGGTTGAGGTAGATCCCTACTACCCCGAGCGGCGCGCGTTCGCGTGGCTGGAGAACAACGAGCTGTACAAGACCGACGACTGCGGCAAGACGTGGGCGCGGGTGATGCACGTGGAGGCGGAGCCCGGCGAGAACCTGCAGAGGTATTCGGTGTACAGCAACCCGGACAACTACAAGTATCTGATGGTGACGTCGCACTTCGAGCGGAAGGACAGCAGCCCGGTGTTGGCGGAGTCATACGAAAAGCAGTGGGTTTCGCAGGACGGCGGCAAGACAATTGCGCCGCTGGGACATCCAGACCCCGGCGTGTACAGGCTGTGCCACTTTCTGCGGCAGGCCAGGAACCACGATGTGGCAAAGGACTCGACGATCCTGTGCATCGAGCATGACGCCCAGAAACACACTGCCGTCCTCTACAGGACAGATGACTTCGGAAAAAGCAAGCAGGCTCTTGACAGCTTTGATGACGAGATTGTCAGCTCCGTCGGCCTTTTGGGGAAGTATATCCTCGTCACCACCACCGAAGATGCCTACAACAAACACGCTGTGCAGCATGTTTGGGTCTCGAGGGATGGAGACAAGTTCCAGAAGATTATATTTCCGACGCATATACGAGACAATTTCTTCCGTGCGGTGACGACTTCCACTGGCAACCAGATTATCTTTTCGATTCCAGCAGGCAAACATTCACACTCGCGTAAGAATGCGTTGTATGCCAACTATATTTCAGATAGTTCTGGCATTCAGTTCCATGCAGTCGCCGACTCTCTAGATGAACGTTATAAGGAGCTGGGTCCTGTGATGGCTCTTGACGCCAATGGGACACTGTCGATGGTCGCCCGGAAAAGCAGTACAGAAGACCAAGTCACACTCTTGTCCTACGACTATGGCTACAGCTGGCAACCGATGCACTTGGCGGAAGGAGAAGACCACAAAGCTTTGGGGTGCAGTAAGGGCGGAAAGGAATGTGAACTACCTGTGCAGCTATCGCAACTGGTGAGCAGTTCAGGCCTTGTAGGCCATGGCGAGAGCGCAACGAGTGGCATCCTAATGGGAATTGTTTTGAAAAAACGTGGAAGTCGGGGGCCACGAAAACATAAATATCTATCAGTCATTTCTAGAGACTACGGTCTCACATGGTCGGTCGCGTTCGAATATCCGGTACTCTCTTTTGCCGGGAACTATGGAAACATCCTTCTGGCTTGTCCCTATAATCCAGGTGATGACGGAGATCCCGAAGAAGAAATCTACTATTCTCTGGATCAGGGCCATACTTGGGAGGAGCACCATATTGAAGGCAAGTATGAATTTGTTCGTGTTCACTCTGCAATCAGCGACGGCTCTAGTACCGCGTTTTCATTTTTAGCTGTGGGTGACGATCAAAACACAATAGTGGTCGATTGTATCTTCACGGATATACATAATGGCAAAGAGTGCACGGATGGTGATATGGAGGAGTACAAGTTAAGAAATGGGAACTGTCTGAACGGCGCAAGATATACCATCAATAAAAGGAAATCTGAAGCCGCATGTCTTTTGAAAAACGACCCCAGCGTTATTAATCCACTTGTGAAGCCTTGTGACTGTACCAATGCGGATTATGAATGCTCACTTGGCTTTCTAGGCCTGCCTGACAAGGGTTGCACTGCTGATTTGGGTATGCTTCGGTCCGCGGGAGCATGTAAGGATAACCCTCGTGAGCTGATGCCGATGCACAAAATTAAAGGAAATGAGTGCACGAAGGATCTCAACATTGAACCGGTGAAGGTTGACTGTTCAGCAGTCCAAAATCGTCCAGACATTGAGGTAACTGCGCACGTCTTCAAAACACAATTCGAGACTTACCAATATTTTAACTCGGCCGAAGATGATTCATTGATGGTTTTAACTAAAGATAAGAGAGCCTTAATATCTCATGACAGCGGTAAAACTTTTAAGATGCTAGATACATTGGGGTCTGGGGCCGAACTGATAACTTTTAACCGTTACTTTGGTGATCTGGCGTATATTTTTGCATCCGATGATGTGCTATATATTACCGATGATAGAGGGTACCACTTTTATGCTGTGGACCTACCAGAAGTGAGGCACCTGTTCCTTCCTTTAGCGTTCCACGCTAAAGATAATCAAACATTTATCTATTTCGGCGGCAAAGACTGTGAAAAATTGGGACCAAAGTGCCATTCTACTGCATATATAACGACAGATGGTGGTAGGAATTTCCGTGAAATGCTTACAGGTGCAGTATCTTGCGAATTTGTGGGCTCTATCTACTCTCACCCTGCAAACAAGGATATGATCATGTGTGAAATTGAAAATAAAAAGGAGCGCAGGAACATTTTACTCCGCTCTACCGACGAATTCCGCACTTCGGATAAGGTTTTTGATTCGATTATCGGTTTTCACACAACTGGCGACTTTACGGCTATAGCTGTGTCTGAGGGACGTCAGCAGGTAAGCTCGTATCTAACTATCGATGGTGTGCATTTCAATGAGTCTCGATTCCCGCCCGATTTTGTTGCACCAGAGAAACAACAATCATACTCTGTACTATCTGCGCATGAAGGGGCTATATTTTTACACATGTCAAAGTCTCTGGTAAAACACAAAGAATACGGCACATTAGTCAAATCTGATTCTAATGGTATTGATTTCGTGGTTTTAAAAGATGGTGTTAACAGCAACGCTGAAGGATTAGTGGATTTTGAAACCCCGGAGGGACTAGATGGTGTCATCTTAATCAACGTAGTAGAAAATCTGGATCAGGTTCAAAAAGGCAAAGCGAAGGCGAAACACTTGAAAACCGCTATCTCGTTCAATGATGGAGTTGATTGGAAGTATCTCTCTCCTCCAGGAAAAGATTCTTCCGGTAAGAAATACCCGTGCCATGGGAAAAACAGAGCAAAATGCTCGCTAAACCTGCATGGCTATACTGAAAGGAAAGATCTTAGAGATACGTATTCCTCTGGGTCTGCTATTGGCTATATGCTAGGCGTGGGGAATGTTGGCGAGCATCTATTGCCGTACGAACAGTGCTCGACTTTTCTCACAACAGATGGGGGCGTTACCTGGACTGAGGTAAAGAGCACTCCTCATCAATGGGAATTCGGAGATCGGGGGAGCATTATTGTCTTGGTTCCGGATGGCGTAAAAACCAATTCGATTACGTACTCCGTTGATGCTGGACGATCTTGGCAGGACTTTAAATTCGCTGATGAAGAGGTTATAATTGATGATATCATTACTGTTCCATACGACACTTCCATGCGGTTCCTGCTAATTAGCAAAGAACATTTACGTGGAAAGTCGAAGACATATGCAATTTCGTTTGCACACatcttcaagcgccagtGTGAATTTCACCCAGGTGGCGGTAGGCATAACGGTGACTTCGAGTATACATCAATTAAACATCCTGATTATAAATGTTTATTCGGAAAGGAGGTGGAATTTCTCAAGCGTATCAAGTACGATTGTTTCATTGGCAACGCCAGCTACACAAAGGATTACCGTACAAGTAGGATTTGTCCATGCACCAGACAAGACTTTGAATGTGATTACAATTATATCAGGACCTCCGATGGCACTTGTAAGTTGCCCTCGGGAGTTAAGCCGGAGGCTCCTTCGGCCGTTTGCGAACGCAATCGCGACTTGGTAGAATATTTTCAACCAACAGGATATAGAAAGATACCATTGTCAAAGTGTGAGGGTGGTCTGAAATTGCAGCGTACAGACTCCCCACATCCATGCCCTGGAAAAGAAAAGGAGTTTTACGAGAAGTATCCATCTTCTACAAATGCATCGTCAGTGGTCTTCTGGTGGTTGCTTTTGACTATGGTGCTACTTGTGCCTTTATGGGTCATATACGATCGTGGAATTAGGCGAAATGGTGGTTTTTCGCGCTTTGGTGAAATCAGGCTTGATGATGATGACCTGATAGAAGAAAATGGCCTGGACCGAGCAATAAACAAAGTTGTGAAGGTGGGCGCGTACGGGGTTGCAGGTCTGTTCGGGTTTCTTCTCTTACTGAAGTCGAAGGCGGGGGCAAGAATAAGAAGATTCCGAGAAAGCGTTTCATCCCGTAGAGGCCCAAGTTATTCATCATTAATCAGCGACCAATTTCTAGATGATGCTAATGATCTATTGGTCGGCCATGATAATGATGCCAACAACCTAAACGCTTTTCTTGATGAGGACGGCCAGCACTTCGATGTCGATGACGAGATTGAGGGCGCAGATCAGGCTTCCTATCACGATGATGTAGATTTAGGTCGGACATCAGAATAG
- the FUS3 gene encoding mitogen-activated serine/threonine-protein kinase FUS3 (Syntenic homolog of Saccharomyces cerevisiae YBL016W (FUS3)), giving the protein MGKKIVFNISSEFQLKALLGEGAYGIVCSAVHKPSGEVVAIKKIEPFERTLFSLRTLREIKILKHFQHENIISIYDIQKPASFDTFNEVYIIQELMQTDLHRVIATQPLSDDHIQYFIYQTLRGLKALHGSGIIHRDLKPSNLLLNANCDLKICDFGLARIEHGGAADLEHPQAGMTEYVATRWYRAPEVMLTAAQYTKAIDIWSSGCILAELFMKRPLFAGKDYKHQLMLIFELLGTPQGDDLAAVKSRRAREYIATLPRYRRASLRAVIPHANPLGLDLLQRMLVFDPRRRITAADALRHPYLATYHDPRDEPDGTPIPASFFDFDHHKDKLTTRDLKRMLWDEVFRDTHAPVRPDA; this is encoded by the coding sequence ATGGGCAAGAAGATCGTGTTCAACATCAGCTCGGAGTTCCAGCTGAAGGCGCTGCTCGGCGAGGGCGCGTACGGGATCGTGTGCTCGGCCGTGCACAAGCCCAGCGGGGAGGTGGTCGCGATCAAGAAGATCGAGCCGTTCGAACGCACGCTGTTCTCGCTGCGCACGCTGCGCGAGATCAAGATTCTCAAGCACTTCCAGCACGAGAACATCATTAGCATATACGACATCCAGAAGCCCGCGTCGTTCGACACGTTTAACGAGGTGTACATCATCCAGGAGCTGATGCAGACGGACCTGCACCGCGTGATCGCGACGCAGCCGCTCTCGGACGACCACATCCAGTACTTCATCTACCAGACGCTGCGCGGGCTCAAGGCGCTGCACGGCAGCGGCATCATCCACCGCGACCTCAAGCCGTCCAACCTGCTGCTCAACGCGAACTGCGACCTCAAGATCTGCGACTTCGGGCTCGCGCGCATCGAGCACGGCGGTGCCGCCGACCTCGAGCACCCGCAGGCCGGCATGACCGAGTACGTCGCCACGCGCTGGTACCGCGCGCCGGAGGTCATGCTCACTGCCGCCCAGTACACCAAGGCCATCGACATATGGTCGTCCGGCTGCATCCTCGCCGAGCTCTTCATGAAGCGCCCGCTGTTCGCCGGCAAGGACTACAAGCACCAGCTCATGCTGATCTTCGAGCTGCTCGGCACCCCGCAGGGCGACGACCTGGCTGCCGTCAAGtcccgccgcgcccgcgaATATATAGCCACGCTGCCGCGCTACCGCCGCGCCAGCCTGCGCGCCGTCATCCCGCACGCGAACCCGCTGGGCCTggacctgctgcagcgcatGCTGGTCTTCGACCCGCGCCGCAGGATCACCGCCGCCGACGCCCTGCGGCACCCGTACCTGGCCACGTACCACGACCCCCGCGACGAGCCCGACGGAACACCCATTCCCGCGTCCTTTTTCGACTTCGATCACCACAAAGACAAGCTCACCACTCGTGATCTCAAGCGCATGCTGTGGGACGAGGTCTTCCGCGATACTCATGCGCCGGTCCGCCCGGACGCGTAG
- the ACH1 gene encoding acetyl-CoA hydrolase (Syntenic homolog of Saccharomyces cerevisiae YBL015W (ACH1)): protein MTVSQLLKQRVRYAPYLSKVRRAEELLPLFKHGQYIGWSGFTGVGAPKVIPTALADHVEKNGLQGQLAFNLFVGASAGPEENRWADLDMILRRAPHQVGKPIARAINDGRIKFFDKHLSMFPQDLTYGYYTRERTDGKILDYAIVEATAIKEDGSIVLGPSVGGSPEFMSAADKLIVEVNTATPSFEGLHDIDMPVLPPHRVPYPYTRVDERSGLDAVPVDPARVVALVESTERDKVGPNTPSDEGSRAIAGHLVEFFENEVRHGRLPANLLPLQSGIGNIANAVIEGLAGASFRNLTVWTEVLQDSFLDLFENGSLEFATATSIRLTEAGFEKFFANWDEYSSKLCLRSQVVSNSPEMIRRLGVIAMNTPVEVDIYAHANSTNVSGSRMLNGLGGSADFLRNAKLSIMHAPSARPSKTDPTGISTIVPMASHVDQTEHDLDVLVTDQGLADLRGLCPRERAREIIRQCAHPDYKPILTDYLDRAEHYAQRSRSMHEPHILQQALRFHTHLAEKGTMKVPSWD from the coding sequence ATGACAGTTTCGCAGCTTTTGAAACAGAGGGTCCGGTACGCCCCATACCTATCCAAAGTACGGAGAGCAGAGGAGCTGTTGCCTCTGTTTAAGCATGGGCAGTATATCGGGTGGTCCGGGTTCACGGGCGTGGGCGCGCCCAAAGTGATCCCCACGGCGCTTGCAGACCATGTGGAGAAGAACGGGCTACAGGGCCAGCTGGCATTCAATCTTTTCGTGGGCGCGTCGGCTGGGCCGGAGGAGAACAGGTGGGCGGACCTGGACATGATTttgcggcgcgcgccgcaccAGGTCGGCAAGCCGATCGCGCGCGCGATCAACGATGGGCGCATCAAGTTCTTCGACAAGCACCTGTCGATGTTTCCGCAGGACCTGACGTACGGGTACTACACCCGGGAGCGGACGGACGGCAAGATCCTGGACTACGCGATCGTGGAAGCGACGGCGATCAAGGAGGACGGCTCGATTGTGCTGGGCCCGTCGGTGGGCGGCTCGCCGGAGTTCATGTCTGCGGCGGACAAGCTGATCGTGGAGGTCAACACCGCGACGCCGTCGTTCGAGGGGCTGCATGACATCGACATGCCGGTGCTGCCACCGCACCGCGTGCCGTACCCATACACGCGGGTGGACGAGCGCAGCGGGCTGGACGCGGTGCCGGTGGACCCTGCGCGCGTGGTCGCGCTAGTGGAGAGCACCGAGCGCGACAAGGTGGGGCCCAACACGCCCTCGGACGAGGGGTCGCGCGCGATTGCGGGGCATCTGGTGGAGTTCTTCGAGAACGAGGTCAGGCACGGGCGGCTGCCAGCCAacctgctgccgctgcagaGCGGCATCGGCAACATTGCGAACGCGGTGATCGAGGGGCTTGCAGGCGCCTCATTCCGGAACCTGACAGTTTGGACCGAGGTGTTGCAGGACTCGTTCCTGGATCTGTTCGAGAACGGCTCCCTAGAATTCGCGACCGCCACCAGTATCCGCCTGACCGAGGCCGGCTTCGAGAAGTTCTTTGCCAACTGGGACGAATACTCCTCCAAGCTGTGCTTGCGCTCCCAGGTCGTGTCCAACAGCCCAGAGATGATCCGCCGGCTCGGTGTCATCGCAATGAATACGCCTGTGGAGGTCGACATCTACGCGCACGCGAACTCGACCAACGTGTCTGGCTCTCGGATGCTCAACGGGCTCGGCGGCTCCGCGGACTTCCTCCGGAACGCAAAGCTGTCCATCATGCATGCGCCTTCTGCCAGACCTAGCAAGACCGATCCTACCGGCATCTCGACCATCGTGCCCATGGCATCCCATGTCGACCAGACTGAGCATGACCTAGACGTCCTAGTCACGGATCAGGGTCTGGCCGACCTGCGTGGTCTCTGTCCGCGggagcgcgcgcgcgagATTATCCGCCAGTGCGCACATCCAGACTACAAGCCAATTTTGACTGACTACCTAGACAGAGCTGAGCATTATGCGCagcgctcgcgctcgaTGCACGAGCCTCATATTTTGCAGCAAGCTCTCAGATTCCATACCCATCTCGCTGAAAAAGGCACCATGAAGGTCCCTTCGTGGGACTAA